A single window of Pseudomonas benzenivorans DNA harbors:
- a CDS encoding tRNA-uridine aminocarboxypropyltransferase, whose translation MSHAVARLRAARLARSVKPFVARGSKAMRCARCRLVPSHCLCTWRPRVEAQSAVCLLMHDIEALKPSNTGWLIADVVGDTSAFGWLRTEVDAGLPALLAEPQWQPYLVFPGEYAAPERVVSEVEVAPGKRPLFVLLDATWTEARKMFRKSPYLDHLPVLSFKPEQLSRYRLRRSTRGDHLCTAEVAALCLELAGDQRAGDALGAYLDVFSQHYLAAKGQRAIDPDDPLHQRLRAFL comes from the coding sequence ATGAGTCACGCCGTTGCCCGTTTGCGCGCCGCCCGCCTGGCGCGCAGTGTAAAGCCCTTCGTCGCACGCGGTTCCAAAGCCATGCGGTGCGCGCGCTGCCGCTTGGTCCCGAGCCATTGCCTGTGCACCTGGCGACCACGGGTCGAGGCGCAATCGGCGGTGTGCCTGCTGATGCACGATATCGAAGCGCTCAAACCGAGCAACACCGGCTGGTTGATCGCCGATGTAGTGGGCGATACCTCGGCTTTCGGCTGGCTGCGCACGGAGGTCGATGCGGGCTTGCCGGCGCTGCTGGCCGAGCCGCAGTGGCAGCCCTACCTGGTGTTTCCCGGCGAATATGCGGCGCCGGAGCGGGTGGTCAGCGAGGTCGAGGTGGCGCCGGGCAAGCGGCCGCTGTTCGTGTTGCTCGATGCGACCTGGACCGAGGCGCGCAAGATGTTCCGCAAGAGTCCTTACCTGGATCACTTGCCGGTGCTCAGCTTCAAGCCGGAGCAGTTGTCGCGCTATCGCTTGCGCCGCTCCACCCGTGGCGATCACCTGTGCACCGCCGAGGTCGCCGCGCTCTGTCTCGAGCTGGCCGGCGACCAGCGCGCCGGCGATGCACTGGGGGCCTATCTGGATGTGTTCAGCCAGCACTACCTGGCGGCTAAAGGGCAGCGCGCGATCGACCCGGATGACCCGCTTCACCAGCGCCTGCGGGCGTTTCTGTGA
- a CDS encoding quorum-sensing-regulated virulence factor family protein: MLRATALSIALCLPFCVQAASLKDQELTKLLEQVARQSSQGTPRAINADILDRGYTVEGNELINHLSVRAGHAAQMRGNPDTVRAQLADSVCRNTGYRRLLAQGAVLRYQFSEYQSNRPVTSERFSKDDCGVP, translated from the coding sequence ATGCTGCGCGCCACCGCCCTGTCCATCGCCCTGTGCCTGCCCTTTTGCGTCCAGGCCGCCTCGCTCAAGGACCAGGAGCTGACCAAGCTGCTGGAACAGGTCGCCCGCCAGAGCAGCCAGGGTACGCCGCGGGCCATCAACGCCGACATCCTCGACCGCGGCTACACGGTGGAAGGCAACGAGCTGATCAACCACCTCAGCGTGCGGGCCGGCCACGCCGCACAGATGCGCGGCAACCCCGACACGGTCAGGGCGCAACTGGCCGACAGCGTGTGCCGCAATACCGGCTACCGCCGCCTGCTGGCCCAGGGCGCGGTACTGCGCTATCAGTTCAGCGAATACCAGAGCAACCGCCCGGTCACCAGCGAACGCTTCTCCAAGGACGACTGCGGCGTACCCTGA
- a CDS encoding MBL fold metallo-hydrolase RNA specificity domain-containing protein: MALLNFFGAIQQVTGSCYLVESRDGARVLLECGMHQGRRQEEDRNHAPFPFEPASLDAVVISHAHLDHTGLLPRLVACGYRGPIFATEASCELMELMLLDSAHIQEKDAEWESKWRVRQGKPPVKPLYTTQDTEQTLALRRPLPYGVPHEVAKGVQVTYHDAGHILGSAIVELEVEDHHLTRRLVFSGDLGNTCSPLMCDPATLKRADLVLLESTYGDRDHRNSDETLDELGEILQQAHRDGGNVLIPSFAVGRTQDLIYYLGRFYQEGRLPQQAVFLDSPMAIRANAIYARFHEQFDLTNQAEIKARNVKRVEDWLPILRCTPSPEESMAINRIKSGAIIIAGSGMCNGGRIVHHFKHNLWRSDCHLVFPGFQARGTTGRAIVDGATTVKVLHQRIAVKAKVHTLGGFSAHAGQSQLLDWVSHFTHHPELYLVHGELEKMQVLQQVLRERLNWIANIPEPGEQIAL; this comes from the coding sequence ATGGCACTACTCAACTTCTTCGGGGCCATTCAGCAGGTCACCGGCTCCTGTTACCTGGTCGAAAGCCGCGATGGCGCCCGTGTCCTGCTCGAATGCGGCATGCACCAGGGCCGCCGGCAGGAGGAGGATCGCAACCACGCGCCCTTCCCCTTCGAGCCCGCCAGCCTGGACGCCGTGGTCATCTCCCATGCCCATCTCGACCACACCGGTCTGCTGCCGCGCCTGGTCGCCTGCGGCTACCGGGGGCCGATCTTCGCCACCGAAGCCAGCTGTGAACTGATGGAGCTGATGCTGCTGGACTCGGCGCACATTCAGGAGAAGGACGCCGAATGGGAAAGCAAATGGCGGGTGCGCCAGGGCAAGCCGCCGGTCAAGCCGCTGTACACCACCCAGGACACCGAACAGACCCTCGCGCTGCGCCGCCCCCTGCCCTACGGCGTGCCCCATGAGGTGGCCAAGGGCGTGCAGGTCACCTACCACGATGCGGGCCACATCCTCGGCTCCGCAATAGTCGAGCTTGAGGTCGAGGATCACCACCTCACCCGTCGCCTGGTGTTCTCCGGCGACCTGGGCAACACCTGTTCGCCGCTGATGTGCGACCCGGCCACCCTGAAGCGCGCCGACCTGGTGCTGCTCGAATCCACCTACGGCGATCGCGACCATCGCAACAGCGACGAGACCCTCGACGAGCTCGGGGAAATCCTCCAGCAGGCCCATCGCGATGGCGGCAATGTACTGATTCCATCCTTCGCCGTCGGCCGCACCCAGGACCTGATCTACTACCTCGGGCGCTTCTATCAGGAAGGGCGCCTGCCACAGCAGGCGGTCTTTCTCGACAGTCCCATGGCCATCCGCGCAAACGCCATCTACGCGCGCTTTCACGAACAGTTCGACCTGACCAACCAGGCGGAGATCAAGGCCAGGAACGTCAAGCGCGTCGAGGATTGGCTGCCGATCCTGCGCTGCACGCCGTCACCGGAAGAGTCCATGGCGATCAACCGGATCAAGAGCGGTGCGATCATCATCGCCGGCAGCGGCATGTGCAACGGCGGACGCATCGTTCACCATTTCAAGCACAACCTCTGGCGCAGTGACTGCCACCTGGTGTTCCCCGGTTTCCAGGCCAGAGGTACCACCGGCCGGGCCATTGTTGATGGCGCCACCACGGTGAAGGTGCTGCACCAACGCATCGCGGTAAAGGCCAAGGTGCATACCCTCGGCGGCTTCTCCGCCCATGCCGGGCAGTCACAGTTGCTCGACTGGGTCAGCCACTTCACTCACCACCCGGAGCTGTACCTGGTGCATGGCGAACTGGAGAAGATGCAGGTCTTGCAGCAGGTGCTGCGCGAGCGCCTCAACTGGATCGCCAACATCCCCGAGCCCGGCGAGCAAATCGCCCTGTAA
- a CDS encoding LOG family protein — translation MPDESDDYLSRHFQTSGIDLASKVDELTTLVVPPDSPNLPLYREMLITVTRMAQADRNRWDAKIMLQTLREMEHAFSTLDKFKRRRKVTVFGSARTPVDHPVYGLARELGATLARYDLMVVTGAGGGIMAAAHEGAGLENSLGFNITLPFEQGANATVEGSGNLLSFHFFFLRKLFFVKEADALVLCPGGFGTLDEALEVLTLIQTGKSPIVPVVLLDQPGGNYWEEHLAFIEKQVLGHGYILPSDLHLIRLVHSADEAAEEIAQFYRNFHSSRWLKGLFVIRLNHPLSDAAVEQLNLDYADLCKHGDFQQQPPCDQEQDEPELCHLTRLAFAFNGRDHGRLRELLNFINRPQNWAKNA, via the coding sequence ATGCCTGATGAATCGGACGACTACCTGTCTCGGCATTTCCAGACCAGCGGCATCGACCTGGCCAGCAAGGTGGATGAGCTCACCACCCTGGTCGTCCCCCCGGACAGCCCCAACCTGCCCTTGTACCGGGAAATGCTCATCACCGTGACCCGCATGGCCCAGGCCGACCGCAATCGCTGGGACGCCAAGATCATGCTGCAGACCCTGCGGGAAATGGAGCACGCCTTCAGCACCCTGGATAAGTTCAAACGGCGGCGCAAAGTCACGGTATTCGGCTCGGCGCGCACCCCGGTGGATCACCCGGTGTACGGGTTGGCGCGTGAGCTGGGCGCCACCCTGGCGCGCTACGACCTGATGGTGGTGACCGGCGCCGGGGGCGGCATCATGGCCGCCGCCCACGAAGGCGCCGGCCTGGAAAACAGTCTCGGCTTCAACATCACCCTGCCCTTCGAGCAGGGCGCCAACGCCACCGTGGAAGGCAGCGGCAACCTGCTGTCATTCCATTTCTTCTTTCTGCGCAAGCTGTTCTTCGTCAAGGAAGCCGACGCGCTGGTGCTCTGTCCTGGCGGCTTCGGCACCCTGGACGAAGCCCTGGAGGTGCTGACCCTGATCCAGACCGGCAAGAGTCCGATCGTGCCGGTGGTGCTGCTGGACCAGCCGGGCGGCAACTACTGGGAGGAGCACCTGGCCTTTATCGAGAAGCAAGTGCTCGGTCACGGCTATATCCTGCCCAGCGACCTGCACCTGATACGCCTGGTGCACAGCGCCGACGAGGCGGCCGAGGAAATCGCCCAGTTCTACCGCAACTTCCACTCCAGCCGCTGGCTGAAGGGTCTGTTCGTCATACGCCTCAACCACCCGCTCAGCGATGCCGCCGTCGAGCAGTTGAACCTCGACTACGCGGACCTGTGCAAGCACGGCGACTTCCAGCAGCAACCCCCCTGCGATCAGGAGCAGGATGAACCGGAGCTCTGCCACCTGACTCGGCTGGCCTTCGCCTTCAACGGCCGCGACCACGGGCGCCTGCGGGAGCTGCTGAATTTCATCAATCGGCCACAGAACTGGGCGAAAAACGCCTGA